One segment of Thermincola ferriacetica DNA contains the following:
- a CDS encoding diguanylate cyclase, with translation MAEYLEYACASSNSRDSYQAGREAADKAVNQITKFKPTLVVVFASVRHELERALAGVQNITGNVPMVGCSSAGEYCGKLIGGTVTVIMLASPHLEIKVGLGKRVSADYTTAVCEMINSAQAAEFFNSYNEICGDADLNEFTKKPFALFFMPGPEQGKPFYGKEIIDLIRKRTMSSLPIAGGCASAESGWENSYLFCNGKVYTDCIVGVFVKTHLKFGIATVHHYLPKEMKLIVTKSNGQELLELNGRPAADYFADCLGIDFGELTRSVDSYLFNYPFGLKDFTGYYYLVPGMAITPEHGIRCLSTIEEGTVLHIMEPSSEMLLQSAEDFLRKAVLRGKIMNPKAGLVFSSVHRVNSLRELIPLAIRKIYKSINKPFCFTGFCSNGEIGLTGEGVASFFNMSLSGLVFGDELNEAAQIAQKNMELCRELSETAQKNQELYKELSIVHELGNLLNSSLKLGFVINKAVQMVARLMKAEGCILFLYDQENDTVKTVSYFGLAELPKDFDLKNTLAYQALKQEKKLLIKNVSVFPHLCPLLREYIGAESAIISPIIVKKQKIGIIAVYSKQENFYDDKDLEFLHTLANQIGIAVVNADLYERTELLACTDGLTGMYDHTYFLTTLERLLVKAEEKGDPLSLIMVDLDDFKYYNDKYGHTVGDLILKTTAQILRENVRSDDIIARYGGDEFAVILVNAGPKKAARIAERISKHIANEPFSDPETVNVFYVTASVGIATYPFDASNSKELIDVADKAMYLTKRTTKAKTSSYLAEFEELEAQLTPSEKALLDTIKLLIQMLDSRDRYTWEHCRQVARYVTLMAEKLGLSKETVSKLKLAGYLHDMGKIHVKPEVLNKPGWLAEHEMETVKLHPVVGANLLSPIKGFREIRDIIYYHHEWFNGKGYPEGLKGEQIPLGSRILAIADGFDAMTSNRPYRKARTFEWAVEELKKQSGCQYDPALVQLFLELLEEEGRATQNRP, from the coding sequence ATGGCTGAATATCTGGAATATGCCTGTGCAAGCTCAAATTCGCGGGATTCCTATCAGGCCGGAAGGGAAGCAGCGGATAAAGCCGTTAACCAAATAACCAAATTTAAACCCACCCTTGTGGTGGTTTTTGCTTCTGTCAGGCATGAACTTGAGCGAGCTTTGGCGGGAGTGCAGAATATTACAGGCAATGTGCCCATGGTAGGTTGTTCTTCTGCCGGAGAATACTGCGGCAAACTAATTGGCGGCACTGTAACTGTAATCATGTTGGCCTCTCCTCATCTGGAAATTAAAGTGGGTTTAGGAAAAAGAGTGTCGGCAGATTATACTACCGCTGTCTGTGAAATGATTAACAGCGCTCAGGCAGCAGAATTCTTCAATAGTTACAATGAAATATGCGGGGATGCAGACCTCAACGAGTTCACCAAAAAGCCCTTTGCCCTGTTTTTTATGCCGGGGCCGGAACAAGGGAAGCCTTTTTACGGCAAGGAAATTATTGACCTCATCCGCAAGCGGACTATGAGTTCTCTCCCTATTGCAGGGGGGTGTGCAAGCGCTGAGTCCGGGTGGGAAAACTCTTACCTTTTCTGTAACGGTAAGGTATATACAGACTGTATAGTGGGTGTTTTCGTAAAGACACACCTGAAATTTGGTATCGCTACGGTCCACCATTATTTACCTAAAGAAATGAAACTGATTGTTACCAAAAGCAACGGGCAGGAGCTTTTGGAATTAAATGGCCGGCCGGCAGCAGATTATTTTGCTGATTGTTTGGGTATTGATTTTGGTGAACTAACAAGAAGTGTTGATAGTTACCTGTTTAATTATCCCTTTGGTTTAAAAGATTTTACAGGATATTATTACCTGGTTCCGGGAATGGCGATAACACCGGAACACGGAATCAGGTGCTTGTCAACTATAGAGGAAGGTACAGTGCTGCATATAATGGAACCTTCATCGGAAATGCTGCTCCAGTCAGCGGAAGACTTTCTTCGTAAAGCTGTCCTGCGCGGTAAAATTATGAACCCAAAGGCAGGTTTGGTTTTTTCATCGGTACACAGGGTCAATTCCTTGCGGGAACTCATCCCGTTGGCCATTCGGAAGATTTACAAAAGCATCAATAAACCTTTTTGTTTTACGGGATTCTGCTCCAACGGTGAGATCGGCCTGACAGGTGAAGGGGTGGCGTCCTTTTTCAACATGTCTTTATCGGGCCTGGTCTTTGGGGATGAATTAAACGAAGCTGCCCAGATAGCACAGAAAAACATGGAATTATGCCGGGAACTTTCCGAAACGGCCCAAAAGAACCAGGAACTCTATAAAGAGCTAAGTATTGTGCATGAACTCGGCAATTTATTGAACTCCTCCCTGAAGCTCGGGTTTGTCATCAATAAAGCAGTGCAGATGGTTGCCCGGCTGATGAAGGCTGAAGGCTGCATATTATTCCTTTATGACCAGGAAAATGATACTGTTAAAACAGTAAGTTATTTTGGTCTTGCTGAGCTGCCCAAGGATTTTGACTTAAAAAATACTCTTGCATATCAGGCCCTGAAGCAGGAGAAGAAACTGCTGATTAAAAATGTATCTGTCTTTCCTCATCTTTGTCCTTTGTTAAGAGAGTATATTGGGGCCGAATCAGCCATCATTTCGCCCATCATCGTAAAAAAACAGAAAATAGGGATTATTGCCGTTTATAGCAAACAGGAAAATTTTTATGATGACAAGGACCTTGAATTCCTGCACACTTTGGCTAACCAAATCGGTATTGCGGTGGTAAACGCCGACCTTTACGAGAGGACAGAACTATTGGCCTGTACCGACGGGCTCACAGGAATGTATGACCATACCTATTTCCTGACAACCCTGGAACGCCTACTGGTAAAAGCTGAGGAAAAGGGCGATCCATTATCTTTAATTATGGTTGACCTGGACGATTTTAAGTATTATAACGACAAATACGGACACACAGTTGGCGACCTGATACTAAAGACTACGGCCCAAATCTTAAGGGAAAATGTACGGTCCGATGATATTATTGCCCGTTACGGGGGAGACGAATTTGCCGTCATTTTGGTTAATGCGGGCCCCAAAAAGGCTGCGCGGATAGCTGAACGAATCAGTAAGCATATCGCCAACGAACCTTTTAGTGACCCCGAAACGGTGAATGTCTTTTACGTAACGGCCTCGGTGGGAATAGCCACCTATCCCTTTGACGCTTCCAACAGCAAGGAACTGATTGATGTGGCAGATAAAGCCATGTACCTGACTAAAAGGACAACGAAAGCCAAAACGAGTTCTTATTTGGCGGAGTTTGAAGAGCTGGAGGCTCAGCTTACCCCCTCAGAAAAGGCTTTGCTGGATACCATAAAATTATTAATCCAAATGCTTGATTCGCGGGACCGCTATACCTGGGAACATTGCCGGCAGGTAGCCAGATATGTCACATTAATGGCGGAAAAGCTTGGTTTAAGTAAGGAAACTGTTTCTAAGTTAAAACTGGCCGGTTATTTACATGACATGGGAAAAATTCATGTCAAACCGGAAGTGTTAAATAAGCCTGGTTGGTTGGCTGAGCACGAAATGGAAACTGTTAAGCTGCACCCGGTTGTCGGGGCCAACCTCCTTTCGCCGATAAAAGGTTTCCGGGAAATAAGGGACATTATCTATTATCATCATGAATGGTTTAATGGCAAAGGATATCCCGAAGGGTTAAAAGGGGAACAGATCCCGTTAGGTTCCAGGATTCTGGCTATTGCCGACGGGTTTGACGCCATGACCTCCAACCGTCCTTACCGGAAGGCGCGTACTTTCGAGTGGGCTGTGGAGGAACTGAAAAAACAAAGTGGATGTCAGTACGACCCTGCCCTTGTACAATTGTTCCTTGAATTGCTTGAGGAAGAAGGCCGAGCTACTCAAAACCGCCCGTAA
- a CDS encoding PEP/pyruvate-binding domain-containing protein: MEQLVMDILEARKEHLPLVGGKGANLGDLARGLRVPPGFILTSLAYRKQMETTGLQRELLQILDNCDIFNMDRLNEASERIARLFDNLKLLPEIEEAFSKAYYQLAHGKDNFKVAVRSSATAEDLSDASFAGQQETFLNVKGLPEVLEAVKKCWASLWTPRAIHYRTQKGFNHAEVWMAVIVQEMIPAQVAGVMFTANPVTNIRNEILIEAASGLGEALVSGTVTGDSYVVEKNDVSCNIKSKTINNPSGIQLLTDFDIRELALNGIKIERFYEDYQDVEWAFHEGKFYFLQTRSITTLGDEVLVFPEINLKKLGYMQREVMKWVEERFPNPVHPIDGVVVKVLMMALFEAMENHGYKIDYIDWKKIDQGIFPEFFIAPKIRPGITRMVSYLRLFKILKTNPAAEWAKEQVYLLEMLERLQNRDISGLPLEIIIDYLTEAFNHLHFFIVMRYHYFMWNRIPSNVLDWILRFYFGREAQKIKENLLAGIPCITLDINEKLHKLAEFARARPAVVKTLMETNLAEAMKLLPHVEGGPAFLEEFEKFIKEYGERETDMGLGGIASPTWQDTPVVVLGIIRGITAELVGGSDRRRKNLEERVKSAEEKVYGRLSRGLAGFLGMPKFVARLVEHSRNFAVFRENSHYHITKGMHVFRILYLALGERLVVRGILKDKRDIFYLTYFEIKELVNTIFYGIEEIDTRSIYKKIEKRKIEQEKRLHRWKCRNMVEDSTRDTLRGVASSAGVVTGPARIIDDPKDFGRVKPGDVLVAPYTNPAWTPLFSVIAGLVVDSGGAASHAAIIAREYGIPAVMGVGNATQILKEGEIVTVDGTRGTVYRGR, from the coding sequence ATGGAGCAGTTGGTAATGGACATACTGGAGGCGCGAAAGGAACACCTGCCGTTGGTGGGCGGGAAGGGGGCCAACCTGGGCGACCTGGCCCGGGGATTAAGGGTGCCACCGGGATTTATATTAACTTCGCTGGCTTATCGCAAACAGATGGAAACTACGGGCCTGCAGAGGGAATTACTGCAAATACTGGATAACTGCGATATTTTTAACATGGATAGACTTAATGAAGCCAGCGAGCGAATAGCGCGGTTATTCGATAACCTGAAATTGCTCCCCGAGATAGAAGAGGCCTTTAGTAAAGCCTATTACCAACTTGCCCACGGAAAAGATAATTTCAAAGTGGCTGTCCGTTCGTCGGCCACAGCGGAAGATTTGAGCGATGCCTCCTTTGCCGGTCAGCAGGAAACCTTCCTTAACGTTAAAGGTCTTCCAGAAGTACTGGAGGCGGTAAAAAAATGCTGGGCTTCATTGTGGACGCCCAGGGCTATCCACTACCGTACCCAAAAAGGTTTTAACCATGCAGAGGTCTGGATGGCTGTGATAGTACAGGAAATGATCCCGGCCCAGGTTGCGGGTGTCATGTTTACCGCTAACCCGGTAACTAATATAAGAAACGAAATTCTTATTGAAGCGGCTTCCGGCCTTGGCGAAGCCCTGGTATCGGGAACCGTAACGGGTGACAGTTATGTGGTGGAAAAGAATGATGTGAGCTGTAACATCAAGTCCAAAACTATCAACAATCCTTCCGGTATCCAGTTATTGACTGATTTTGATATCCGGGAATTGGCCTTAAACGGGATAAAAATTGAACGGTTTTACGAAGATTACCAGGATGTGGAATGGGCTTTTCATGAGGGCAAGTTTTACTTTTTGCAGACCCGCTCCATTACCACCCTCGGTGATGAAGTTCTTGTGTTTCCGGAAATCAATCTGAAAAAACTAGGTTATATGCAGCGGGAAGTTATGAAATGGGTGGAGGAACGTTTCCCCAACCCGGTTCACCCTATTGACGGAGTTGTGGTCAAGGTTTTAATGATGGCCCTTTTTGAGGCTATGGAAAATCACGGGTATAAGATCGACTATATAGACTGGAAGAAAATTGACCAGGGTATTTTTCCCGAGTTTTTTATTGCTCCTAAAATAAGGCCTGGTATTACACGTATGGTCAGCTATCTGCGCCTGTTTAAAATACTGAAAACGAATCCGGCGGCGGAATGGGCCAAAGAACAGGTTTACCTGCTGGAAATGCTGGAAAGACTGCAAAACCGGGATATTTCCGGTTTACCGTTGGAGATAATTATAGATTATCTGACCGAGGCATTTAATCATTTGCACTTCTTTATTGTCATGAGGTACCATTATTTCATGTGGAACCGCATACCCAGCAATGTACTGGATTGGATATTGCGGTTCTATTTTGGCAGGGAAGCCCAGAAAATCAAGGAAAACCTGCTGGCAGGTATTCCGTGCATTACCCTGGACATCAATGAAAAGCTGCATAAACTGGCGGAGTTTGCCCGGGCAAGACCGGCTGTAGTCAAAACGCTCATGGAAACGAACCTGGCAGAGGCTATGAAATTGCTGCCCCACGTGGAAGGAGGTCCTGCTTTCCTGGAGGAATTCGAAAAGTTTATCAAAGAATACGGAGAAAGGGAAACGGATATGGGCCTGGGCGGTATTGCTTCCCCTACCTGGCAGGATACACCGGTAGTAGTGTTAGGAATAATCAGGGGTATTACAGCCGAATTAGTGGGCGGCAGCGACCGCAGGCGGAAAAACCTTGAGGAGCGGGTTAAATCAGCGGAAGAAAAAGTTTACGGCAGGCTATCGCGGGGTCTGGCCGGTTTTCTCGGCATGCCAAAGTTTGTGGCCAGGCTGGTTGAACACAGCCGGAATTTCGCTGTTTTTCGTGAGAACAGCCACTATCACATTACCAAGGGAATGCATGTTTTCAGGATATTGTACCTGGCCCTCGGAGAACGTTTAGTGGTGCGGGGTATATTAAAAGATAAAAGGGATATTTTCTATTTAACCTATTTCGAAATTAAAGAACTGGTTAACACCATTTTCTATGGTATAGAGGAAATAGATACCAGGTCGATTTATAAAAAGATTGAAAAAAGAAAGATTGAGCAGGAGAAACGTCTTCATCGCTGGAAATGCCGGAATATGGTCGAAGACAGTACGCGCGACACTTTGCGTGGGGTAGCCTCCAGCGCCGGGGTCGTTACCGGCCCGGCAAGAATTATTGATGACCCCAAAGATTTTGGTAGGGTCAAGCCAGGGGATGTCTTAGTTGCGCCCTATACTAATCCTGCGTGGACGCCGCTGTTTTCCGTAATTGCCGGTTTGGTGGTTGATTCAGGGGGAGCGGCTTCCCATGCTGCCATAATTGCCAGGGAATACGGTATTCCGGCAGTGATGGGTGTAGGCAACGCTACCCAGATCCTTAAAGAAGGTGAGATTGTAACTGTGGACGGTACCAGGGGTACCGTATACAGGGGTAGATAG
- a CDS encoding tetratricopeptide repeat protein: MDDWWASGISCFLLEETVSFLSVAIVYYFLDRYYKKFINFFFTFRSKLFKLKPLQYKVPSHFNRTDLPAKGEKPEIHYYLGEAYLRSGMLEAAKKELQTALYLDLHLFNGRPYTRLAECYLREGNHEKALQMLDKAVDWFPSLNTLCETGELYRISGEKEKARRIFDQVIQGYKEQLKYRRRKEWRWLLFALLRNFNL, encoded by the coding sequence ATGGACGATTGGTGGGCGTCTGGTATAAGCTGTTTTTTGCTTGAAGAGACCGTTTCTTTTCTAAGTGTGGCAATAGTATATTATTTCCTTGACCGCTATTACAAAAAATTTATAAATTTTTTCTTTACTTTCCGCTCCAAACTGTTTAAGTTAAAACCTTTACAGTATAAAGTTCCCTCCCATTTCAACCGTACTGATTTACCGGCCAAAGGGGAGAAACCGGAAATACATTATTACCTCGGAGAAGCCTATTTGCGCTCAGGCATGCTGGAAGCAGCCAAAAAAGAACTGCAAACAGCCTTGTACTTGGACCTCCATTTGTTTAATGGCAGGCCGTATACCAGGCTGGCTGAGTGTTACCTGCGGGAGGGAAACCACGAAAAAGCCCTGCAGATGCTGGATAAAGCTGTTGATTGGTTCCCTTCATTAAACACCCTTTGTGAAACGGGGGAATTGTACAGGATTTCCGGGGAAAAAGAAAAGGCCAGGAGAATTTTTGACCAAGTAATTCAGGGATATAAAGAACAGTTAAAATACAGGCGCAGGAAAGAGTGGCGTTGGCTGCTTTTTGCCCTGTTGCGCAACTTTAACTTATAA
- a CDS encoding L,D-transpeptidase family protein — protein sequence MLFSSRFLRLMTPYLSGPDVKAVQERLVDLGYYKGRVDGVFDPATANAVVAFQKSRGLKADGVVGPDTWSALGTDMAVSAAPGQGYRIFIDTERFRLSLFKDGVHQATWPVAVGKPSTPTPIGDWVITEKIMNPGGPFGARWMRISVPWGGYGIHGTDNPASIGTAASHGCIRMYNEDVIKLYDIVGIGTPVKITGRVFTGRLLQIGVPPGSDIVQVQQRLQTLGYYKEELDGQFGPTTRNAVIAFQRARGLVPDGIVGSRTYEELEKAYDQALGLRYP from the coding sequence TTGCTGTTTAGTAGTCGGTTCTTAAGGTTAATGACTCCTTATTTGTCGGGGCCTGATGTCAAAGCAGTTCAGGAAAGGTTAGTAGACCTGGGATATTACAAAGGCCGTGTTGACGGTGTTTTTGACCCGGCAACGGCCAATGCAGTGGTGGCTTTTCAAAAATCAAGGGGGCTGAAGGCCGACGGTGTGGTCGGGCCGGATACCTGGAGCGCTTTAGGAACGGACATGGCGGTTAGCGCTGCGCCGGGACAAGGGTATAGAATTTTTATTGATACAGAGAGATTCCGTTTAAGCCTGTTTAAAGACGGGGTTCACCAGGCTACTTGGCCCGTTGCAGTTGGCAAGCCAAGTACTCCCACTCCTATTGGAGACTGGGTCATCACTGAGAAAATTATGAACCCGGGAGGGCCCTTCGGGGCTCGGTGGATGCGTATAAGCGTTCCCTGGGGAGGATATGGTATTCATGGCACAGACAACCCGGCGTCCATAGGAACGGCGGCCAGCCACGGTTGTATCAGAATGTATAACGAGGATGTGATAAAGTTATATGATATAGTAGGTATTGGAACACCTGTCAAAATAACCGGCAGGGTATTTACGGGACGTCTGCTGCAAATTGGGGTTCCTCCCGGGTCGGACATAGTTCAGGTCCAACAGCGGCTGCAGACTTTAGGGTATTATAAAGAAGAATTGGATGGCCAGTTCGGGCCGACCACCCGTAACGCTGTTATAGCCTTCCAGCGGGCTAGAGGCCTTGTCCCTGACGGCATTGTAGGGTCCCGTACATACGAAGAGTTGGAAAAAGCTTATGACCAGGCTTTAGGGCTCCGTTACCCTTAA
- a CDS encoding NapC/NirT family cytochrome c — protein sequence MVQIPVPATDNGKKRGLNKGKLFLVLFLAGLFFIFLGINLYVIVPVSVGNEAEACARCHAMVPEYATWRESNHAQFQCRDCHKQPGFAHLLKYQTRMVKEFLFYRATDMPQTVVADKIPDEVCKQCHSSNRIVSASSDTIIPHQKHEEKGISCVTCHKGVAHGRIMERGMTRKLTVSEWTPDVAREQMDYKYTTPKMDICLDCHGKRNVETTCSVCHSSMPIPDSHKPANWMTKHGEQARQDFKPCNLCHVYTMKKEVDLLQTTVFGYIRINTFCMNCHTTKKPPSHRQEGFMARHGTEAKNKGTGNCFVCHNLNKEDAQKGGWPNKVNCNDCHWFKAKSRVQE from the coding sequence ATGGTACAAATTCCTGTCCCTGCAACAGATAATGGAAAGAAACGGGGGCTGAACAAGGGAAAGTTGTTCCTGGTCTTGTTCTTGGCTGGCCTGTTTTTTATTTTTTTGGGGATTAACCTATACGTTATTGTTCCTGTTAGTGTGGGCAATGAGGCTGAGGCTTGCGCTCGCTGCCACGCCATGGTTCCGGAATATGCTACCTGGCGGGAGTCCAACCATGCCCAGTTTCAATGCCGGGACTGCCATAAACAACCTGGTTTTGCTCACCTGTTGAAATACCAGACCAGAATGGTCAAGGAGTTTCTTTTTTACCGGGCCACGGATATGCCCCAAACAGTTGTTGCCGATAAAATACCTGATGAAGTATGCAAACAGTGTCATTCCAGCAACAGGATTGTTTCTGCTTCGTCTGATACTATAATTCCGCACCAAAAACATGAAGAAAAGGGAATTTCCTGCGTTACCTGCCATAAAGGAGTGGCCCACGGTAGGATTATGGAAAGGGGTATGACCCGGAAGCTTACCGTTTCTGAATGGACACCGGATGTAGCAAGGGAACAAATGGATTACAAGTATACTACACCCAAAATGGATATATGCTTGGACTGCCACGGTAAAAGAAATGTCGAGACGACCTGTTCCGTTTGTCATTCCAGTATGCCGATTCCTGATTCGCATAAGCCCGCCAACTGGATGACGAAGCATGGTGAGCAGGCGCGGCAGGACTTTAAACCCTGCAACCTTTGTCACGTATACACCATGAAAAAAGAAGTGGATTTGCTGCAGACTACGGTTTTTGGTTATATAAGAATTAATACCTTCTGCATGAACTGCCATACAACGAAAAAACCGCCCAGCCACCGGCAGGAGGGTTTTATGGCCCGGCACGGTACTGAGGCTAAAAATAAAGGAACGGGAAATTGTTTTGTGTGCCATAACCTGAACAAAGAAGATGCCCAAAAGGGCGGATGGCCGAATAAAGTTAACTGCAATGATTGCCATTGGTTTAAAGCGAAAAGCCGGGTGCAGGAATGA
- a CDS encoding L-lactate MFS transporter: MTANSNKGWIVTLAGTGINLALGVLYAWSVIAKQLTKSWGWSASDASLPYAVACGVFAVVMVFAGRAQDKVGPRIVAALGGALTGIGMILSSFATQNSLWLMVIGFGVLAGTGIGLGYASATPPAVKWFPPAKKGMITGIVVSGFGLASVYIAPVTNKLLATVGINKTFLTLGIAFFIVTVLLAQLLQDPPAGYVPAGMPAPSATAKTATSRKHDYDWHEMVKTPQFYLLWLMYAFASFAGLMIIGHLAKIAAARNIDVGFILVAVLAIGNASGRIIAGMVSDKLGRTRTMLLVFLSQAAVMLLFAKLNTMALLIAGAAAVGFNYGANLSLFPSTTADFFGTKNLGVNYGLVFTAWGVGGVFGSMVAGKIVDITGTYNMAFIVAAVLCVMAAILSFLTKAPAPIVVNNPNFASLQNESK, encoded by the coding sequence ATGACTGCTAATTCTAACAAGGGTTGGATTGTTACCCTTGCCGGTACAGGTATTAACCTGGCTTTGGGTGTTCTATATGCCTGGAGCGTTATTGCCAAACAATTAACGAAATCCTGGGGCTGGAGCGCATCAGACGCTTCCCTGCCATACGCTGTCGCCTGTGGTGTGTTTGCAGTCGTCATGGTTTTTGCCGGCCGGGCTCAGGATAAAGTTGGCCCGCGAATAGTTGCTGCATTAGGTGGCGCTTTAACAGGTATAGGCATGATTTTATCCAGTTTCGCAACGCAGAACAGCTTGTGGCTGATGGTTATAGGTTTTGGTGTGCTGGCCGGTACGGGAATCGGGCTCGGTTATGCCTCCGCTACACCGCCGGCAGTAAAATGGTTCCCACCGGCCAAGAAAGGTATGATTACAGGTATTGTTGTCAGTGGTTTCGGTTTGGCTTCCGTGTATATAGCACCCGTTACCAACAAACTGTTGGCCACCGTCGGTATTAACAAAACCTTTTTGACTCTGGGTATTGCCTTTTTCATCGTAACCGTACTCCTGGCCCAACTCCTGCAAGACCCGCCGGCCGGGTATGTTCCGGCAGGGATGCCGGCCCCATCGGCAACCGCCAAGACTGCTACCTCGAGGAAACACGATTACGACTGGCACGAGATGGTAAAAACTCCGCAGTTCTATCTGTTATGGTTAATGTATGCTTTTGCTTCCTTTGCCGGCTTGATGATTATCGGTCATCTGGCTAAAATCGCGGCCGCCCGGAATATTGATGTCGGATTTATCCTCGTTGCCGTATTGGCTATCGGCAACGCCAGCGGCCGTATTATTGCCGGTATGGTATCTGATAAGCTGGGCCGAACCCGAACCATGCTGCTGGTCTTCCTGTCCCAGGCTGCAGTCATGCTGCTCTTTGCTAAATTAAATACCATGGCGCTGTTAATTGCCGGAGCTGCCGCCGTTGGATTCAACTACGGCGCCAACTTATCCCTCTTCCCATCCACTACTGCCGATTTCTTCGGTACCAAGAACCTCGGCGTTAACTACGGACTGGTATTTACTGCCTGGGGCGTCGGTGGTGTGTTCGGTTCCATGGTGGCCGGGAAAATCGTTGACATAACAGGAACTTACAACATGGCCTTTATCGTGGCAGCCGTGCTGTGCGTAATGGCCGCAATACTCTCCTTCCTGACTAAAGCCCCTGCCCCTATCGTGGTAAACAATCCGAACTTCGCCAGCCTGCAGAATGAGAGTAAATAA
- a CDS encoding ferritin-like domain-containing protein → MNTETLTEKEIAQMAIDIEERGVRFYTGVAEMFNREEVKLAFYKLAEEEKEHARTFRQLFASLEPESSLEDVKTVEYLKAIIHSTVFPEGREEAVLQQIKTPAEALHVGIQAEKDAILFYQEMYNKSRSPKVKEVLSRLLEEEKLHLVDLRNYVDEMK, encoded by the coding sequence GTGAATACAGAGACTTTGACAGAAAAAGAAATTGCCCAGATGGCGATTGATATTGAGGAAAGGGGAGTAAGGTTTTACACGGGAGTTGCCGAAATGTTTAATCGGGAAGAAGTGAAGCTGGCATTTTACAAACTGGCTGAGGAAGAAAAGGAACATGCCCGGACATTTAGGCAGCTTTTTGCTTCTCTTGAACCTGAAAGTTCTCTGGAAGATGTAAAAACCGTCGAATACCTGAAGGCGATAATTCATTCTACCGTATTCCCTGAGGGTAGGGAGGAAGCGGTTTTACAGCAGATTAAAACTCCTGCAGAAGCTTTGCATGTAGGTATCCAGGCAGAAAAGGACGCAATTCTTTTTTACCAGGAAATGTATAACAAGAGCCGGTCGCCTAAGGTGAAAGAAGTTCTCAGCAGACTACTAGAGGAAGAGAAACTGCACCTGGTTGACCTGCGGAACTATGTCGATGAAATGAAATAA
- a CDS encoding metal-dependent hydrolase family protein: MKTIKIKPDKYYIIHAGQVWEGAGSSGLLQNCTVTIKKGRIEQVSTGGLKTEINDAQHDAQVIRLPEITLMPGLIDCHVHLAFDSQNLLKTIEEWTTNPAATRSRIKQWMQDSLSSGLVALRDGGDLYGFSLQTREAQKTGQLEGPKILSPGTALYKKGRYGHFLGPGVETLADAKDQIAALAEQKVDHIKIVVSGLVSFKEYGLVGKTQFTAEELRAIVDTAHRYGLPVMAHASSDEAVSTAISAGVDSVEHGYFVKDDTLKQMAESQTAWLPTVAPLGNLLTAGHIPYPGANLDVIRRSYEGQLEAINKAVNYGVLLGIGTDAGANQVYHGKSYLDELKYYQKAGLSNEEILFAATSASAKIVGMHEAGHLKPGKLPLFIGVRGNPLQNLNQLKNIEFIAYI, encoded by the coding sequence ATGAAAACGATAAAAATTAAGCCCGATAAGTATTACATCATCCATGCCGGCCAGGTTTGGGAAGGGGCCGGTAGCTCAGGTCTTTTACAAAACTGCACCGTAACAATTAAAAAGGGGCGGATCGAACAGGTCTCCACAGGCGGTTTAAAAACCGAAATTAACGATGCCCAGCATGATGCGCAGGTGATTCGCCTACCGGAAATTACACTGATGCCCGGTTTAATAGACTGCCATGTCCATTTGGCTTTCGATTCCCAAAACCTGCTGAAAACCATTGAAGAATGGACGACCAACCCAGCCGCTACGCGTTCCCGCATCAAACAATGGATGCAGGATTCCCTTTCCTCCGGCCTGGTAGCGCTGCGGGACGGAGGCGACCTGTATGGTTTTAGTCTTCAGACGAGAGAAGCGCAAAAAACAGGTCAACTTGAGGGGCCAAAAATACTATCGCCTGGCACAGCTCTTTATAAAAAAGGCAGGTATGGACATTTCCTGGGACCGGGAGTTGAAACCCTGGCTGATGCAAAAGATCAGATTGCAGCTTTGGCAGAGCAGAAAGTTGACCATATTAAAATTGTAGTTTCCGGCCTGGTCAGCTTTAAAGAATATGGCCTGGTAGGCAAGACCCAGTTTACCGCCGAGGAACTGCGTGCTATCGTGGATACAGCGCACCGGTACGGCCTCCCGGTGATGGCCCATGCCAGCTCCGATGAGGCAGTGTCAACAGCCATATCAGCCGGGGTAGATTCGGTAGAACACGGCTATTTTGTCAAAGATGATACACTAAAACAAATGGCCGAATCCCAAACCGCTTGGCTCCCTACCGTCGCGCCCCTGGGCAATCTTTTAACGGCAGGTCATATACCTTATCCCGGGGCCAACCTGGATGTTATCCGGCGTTCTTACGAAGGGCAACTGGAAGCCATTAACAAAGCTGTCAATTATGGCGTTCTTTTAGGCATAGGGACAGACGCGGGAGCGAACCAGGTCTACCATGGAAAATCATATCTTGATGAATTGAAATATTACCAAAAAGCAGGGTTATCCAACGAGGAGATCCTATTCGCCGCCACCTCTGCTTCCGCGAAGATCGTTGGTATGCATGAGGCGGGCCATCTGAAACCGGGAAAATTACCTTTATTTATAGGCGTTCGCGGCAACCCCTTGCAAAACTTGAACCAATTAAAAAATATCGAATTTATAGCGTATATATAA